The nucleotide sequence CCCAGACGCGGGCCCATCGGGATCTGGATCTCCTCGAAGTCGAGCTTCCGAGTGCGGTCGGCCTCGGCTGCCATCTCCTCGTACCGGTCCAGACGGGCCTTGTTCTTGGCCTGCCGGGCCTTGGCACCGGAACGCACCCAGGCCAGTTCCTCGCGGAGCCGCTTGGCCAGCTTGGCGTCCTTGCGCCCCTCCACCGACATTCGGTCGGCCTTCTTCTCCAGATACGTCGAGTAGTTGCCCTCGTAGGGGATCAGCCGCCCGCGGTCGACCTCGGCGATCCACTCCGCCACGTTGTCCAGGAAGTAGCGATCGTGGGTGACGGCGAGGACGGCACCGGCATACCCGGACAGGAACTGCTCCAGCCAGAGCACGGACTCGGCATCCAGGTGGTTGGTCGGTTCGTCCAGGAGAAGCAGATCCGGCGCCGAGAGCAGCAGCTGGCACAACGCGACGCGGCGGCGCTCGCCACCGGACAGGATCGTCACGTCGGCATCGCCCGGCGGGCAGCGGAGCGCGTCCATCGCCTGGTCGATCTGCGCCTCCAGATCCCAGGCGCCGGCGTGGTCCAGCTCCTCCTGGAGCGTGCCCATCTCCTCGAGGAGCTCGTCGGTGTAGTCGGTCTCCATCTCGGCGAGCACGGCGTTGTACCGGGCGAGCTTGGCGTTCAGCGGACCGAAGGCCTCCTGGATGTTCTCCAGCACGTTCTTCGTCGCGTCCAGGACCGGCTCCTGCATCAGGATGCCGACCGTGTAACCGGGCGTCAGGAACGCTTCACCATTGCTCGGAGTGTCGAGTCCGGCCATGATCTTCAGCAGCGTCGACTTGCCGGCACCGTTGGGGCCGACCACACCGATCTTCGCGCCCGGATAGAACGACATCGTCACGTCGTCGAGGATGACCTTGTCACCCAAGGCCTTGCGGGCCTTCTTCATTGTGTAGATAAATTCAGGCACGATTTCCCTCTCACCAGCAGCTTCGGATGCGTCCCGCACCGGGCCCGTCGGACCGGGCCATCGGGACAGGCTGCAGGGCTCCGGCCCGCCCGCGCCCAAACGCGGACCACGTGCCGGCCGGAGACGACAGCCACTGCATAGTCTGCCTCACGCTGCGACCGGGCCGAGCCGCCCGGCCGATCGCGCCCCGGTGACAGGGGTCAGAAGGCGGGCTCCAGCTCCACCGTGCCTGCCGGCCCGATCGACTCCTGGAACGGATCGACGACCTCCATCACCGGATCGACGGTGGGAGTACCGGCCCCCACACCCTCGGCCACCGCCGCCGGAGCGAAGTCCGGCACACCGGCCGGGTCGCGCTTGATCCGCCCGGCGGCCCTGGCCACGTCGATCGCAATGTGCTCCGCCTTGCATTCCGTCGAGTACTCCGTCGCTCCGTTGCGCTCGAACTTGCGCGTGACCATACGTCCCTCGAGGAGTATCGGATCGCCTTTGCGGACCATCTGCAGCACCGAGGCCCCGAGCTTGCTCCAGGCCACCACGAACACCGAGAATTCGTCACCGTCGACCCACTCACCGGCCGCGTCGTCGTACCGCCGCTCGGTCGACATCATCCGGAACCACACCCGGTCGCCCTTGGCCCCGGAGATCGTCGGGTTGGTCGCCGCCCGCCCCGCCATCTTGAGTTCTGCTCCGTCGTTCCGCATCGTCGTCCCCCTGTGTTCCGGGCATTTCGTCGCCCGATTCGCTTGTTGATGACTCCACGCTGACAGCCAGGACCCGGTCTCGACAGGGGCGAGGTCAGAATGTGGACAACTTGAGGCATGGGGACAACTCGGAGCGTCAGTCAGGCGTCGGCGAGGACCGTCCGGCCATGCCTGCGAGCATGTTGTTGTAAGCGTCGAGCTCCTCGTCGCCGGCCTTGTCCTTGTGCCGGTCGACCCGCTTGTTCTCCCGGTCGTCGGACTTGGCCCACTGCGCCAGCAGCGCGATCATCACGATGATGATCGGCAGCTCGGTGGCGCCCCACGCGATGGCGCCGCCCAGCTTCTGGTCCGCGAGCAGATCCGTGACCCAGGGCAGCGCGAGACCGCGGTAGAAGGTCGGAGCCAGCAGGGTGTGCGAACTCATCAGGGCCAGGCCGAAGAACGCGTGGAACGGCAACGCCGCCAGCAGCAGTCCGAGCCTGACCATCGGCTGCACCCGTCGCGGGCCGGGGTCGATCCCGATGATGACCCAGTAGTACAGGTAGCCGACCACCAGGAAGTGCACGCTCATCAACAGGTGACCGAAGTGGGACCCGATCATGTCGGCGAACAGGCCGGTGAAGTAGATGGCGTAGAAGGACCCGATGAACAGCGGCAGCACCACCAGCGGGTGGGTGAGGAACCTGGCCACCCGCCCGTGGACGGTGGCGACGATCGCTTCCCGCAGCCCGGGTGGATTGTTCCGGCCGGCCACCGGCAGCGCCCGCAATGCCAGGGTCACGGGCGCACCGAGGACGAGCAGGATCGGGGCCATCATGCCGAGCATCATGTGCGAGATCATGTGCAGGGAGAACTGGGTCTGTGCGTAACGACCCAGCCCGGAGGACGTGGCGATCAGCACGATGAAGCAGCCGATCATCCACGCCCAGGTACGGCCGACCGGCCAGGCGTCGCCGCGCTTGCGCAGACGGCGGACGCCGACGGCGTACAGCACCGCCGCGATGACGACGGCCGTCCCCAGCAGGTAGTCGAAACGCCAGTCGAACAGCAGCCGGGAGATCGTCGGCGCGCCGGCGAGCGGGAAACCGAGAATCGGCTCGACCGCCGCGTTGAGCCCGGTGGGCAACACTCCGGGGGGCGGCGGTGGCGCGGTCCGACCGAGGGCGGCGGCGACGCCGACCGTCGCGCCCATGATCAGCAGTTCGACGGAAGCCAGCCGCACCAGCGGGCGGCGCCTGCCCTGCTCGATGGCCGGCAGAGTGCGCTTCCGGTGGGCGAAGCCGATGATGCCCAGGGTGACCAGGGCGAGAAATTTGACGGCCACCAGGCGGCCGTAGCTGGTGGTCCAGAGGTCCGAGATGTACGTCAGCCGGATCCAGGCGTTTGCGATTCCGGAGATCCCGACGGCGACGAAGGCGACCAGGGCCAGCGCGGAATACCGGCGGGCGACCACCGGCAGGTTCGGGACGTTCTGCCGCACCATGCCCAGGAACCCGAGGAGGCCGCCGATCCAGATCGAGATGCCGACCAGGTGGAAGATCATGGTGTCGACGGCGACATCGTGATCACTCGAACCGGAGGCGTGGCCGGACAGTGCCTGGGGCAGAAGGGCACCGAGAGCGGCGAGCGTGAGGACGAAGGCCCACCCCGGTCGCAGGACGATCCGTGACAGGAGTGCGATCAGCGCTGCGATGACGGCACAGATCAGGTAGCCACGGACGTTGG is from Nakamurella sp. PAMC28650 and encodes:
- the ettA gene encoding energy-dependent translational throttle protein EttA, which encodes MPEFIYTMKKARKALGDKVILDDVTMSFYPGAKIGVVGPNGAGKSTLLKIMAGLDTPSNGEAFLTPGYTVGILMQEPVLDATKNVLENIQEAFGPLNAKLARYNAVLAEMETDYTDELLEEMGTLQEELDHAGAWDLEAQIDQAMDALRCPPGDADVTILSGGERRRVALCQLLLSAPDLLLLDEPTNHLDAESVLWLEQFLSGYAGAVLAVTHDRYFLDNVAEWIAEVDRGRLIPYEGNYSTYLEKKADRMSVEGRKDAKLAKRLREELAWVRSGAKARQAKNKARLDRYEEMAAEADRTRKLDFEEIQIPMGPRLGSIVVEVDKLKKGFGDRVLIDGLSFTLPRNGIVGVIGPNGVGKTTLFKTIVGLEDVDSGNVKVGETVKLSYVDQNRGGLDPKKNVWETVSEGNDYIKVGHTEMPSRAYVSAFGFKGPDQQKAAGVLSGGERNRLNLALTLKEGGNLILLDEPTNDLDVETLSSLENALENFPGCAVVISHDRWFLDRTCTHILAWEGNDADPAQWFFFEGNFSDYEKNKISRMGAEAARPHRVTHRKLTRES
- a CDS encoding single-stranded DNA-binding protein, which produces MRNDGAELKMAGRAATNPTISGAKGDRVWFRMMSTERRYDDAAGEWVDGDEFSVFVVAWSKLGASVLQMVRKGDPILLEGRMVTRKFERNGATEYSTECKAEHIAIDVARAAGRIKRDPAGVPDFAPAAVAEGVGAGTPTVDPVMEVVDPFQESIGPAGTVELEPAF
- a CDS encoding cytochrome c oxidase assembly protein gives rise to the protein MQEATSTDAGDVRIPDAPSETAAASNGPGGRWRVTVVAMATVVIGASVAVVLSIFLPSRNQLPGIPDSGQFTELLLAAMKGLFDLSAALTIGWLIAAVALAPPQKSGILDVGGYRALRAASLAAWVWTAVSLAMVPLTMADISGVPIGRAVSAHVVLNGLQGFTNVRGYLICAVIAALIALLSRIVLRPGWAFVLTLAALGALLPQALSGHASGSSDHDVAVDTMIFHLVGISIWIGGLLGFLGMVRQNVPNLPVVARRYSALALVAFVAVGISGIANAWIRLTYISDLWTTSYGRLVAVKFLALVTLGIIGFAHRKRTLPAIEQGRRRPLVRLASVELLIMGATVGVAAALGRTAPPPPPGVLPTGLNAAVEPILGFPLAGAPTISRLLFDWRFDYLLGTAVVIAAVLYAVGVRRLRKRGDAWPVGRTWAWMIGCFIVLIATSSGLGRYAQTQFSLHMISHMMLGMMAPILLVLGAPVTLALRALPVAGRNNPPGLREAIVATVHGRVARFLTHPLVVLPLFIGSFYAIYFTGLFADMIGSHFGHLLMSVHFLVVGYLYYWVIIGIDPGPRRVQPMVRLGLLLAALPFHAFFGLALMSSHTLLAPTFYRGLALPWVTDLLADQKLGGAIAWGATELPIIIVMIALLAQWAKSDDRENKRVDRHKDKAGDEELDAYNNMLAGMAGRSSPTPD